A stretch of the Magnetococcales bacterium genome encodes the following:
- a CDS encoding GNAT family N-acetyltransferase, translating to MNHTGNTVDSLDITVVREDMDRVRDLVASTGNFNDSEVDMAVELVETRLSIGDKSGYFFLFAREPSGRLSGYACYGPIAATDSRYDFYWLVVRPQWFGSGLGVRLQTEAERLMRLAGAKRIYLETSSTPAYQRARGFYRKTGYEELCVLKDFYRDDDDKHIFMKVIVK from the coding sequence TGAATCATACAGGCAACACAGTCGATTCATTGGATATCACGGTCGTTCGCGAGGATATGGATCGGGTCCGCGATCTGGTGGCCAGTACTGGAAACTTCAACGATTCCGAAGTGGACATGGCGGTCGAATTGGTCGAGACGCGCCTTTCCATCGGCGACAAAAGCGGCTATTTCTTTCTCTTTGCCCGTGAACCCTCCGGAAGGCTGTCCGGATACGCCTGTTATGGCCCCATCGCTGCCACCGACAGTCGTTATGATTTTTATTGGCTGGTCGTGCGCCCGCAATGGTTTGGGAGCGGTCTGGGCGTTCGCCTTCAGACCGAAGCGGAACGTCTGATGCGCCTGGCCGGGGCGAAAAGAATCTATCTGGAAACCTCCTCCACCCCGGCCTATCAACGCGCACGTGGTTTCTATCGCAAGACTGGCTATGAAGAACTGTGTGTCTTGAAGGATTTTTATCGAGACGATGATGACAAACACATTTTTATGAAAGTGATTGTCAAATAA